In the genome of Rhinolophus ferrumequinum isolate MPI-CBG mRhiFer1 chromosome 24, mRhiFer1_v1.p, whole genome shotgun sequence, one region contains:
- the AP5Z1 gene encoding AP-5 complex subunit zeta-1 isoform X2, producing the protein MFTAGAESLLHQAREIQDEELKKFCSRVSKLLQKEDLGPDAADALRRLFLIVSATKYNRKLEKTCVDLLQTTLCLPTCPEQLQLLCAAILREMSPYDSLSLCCDHIQNTRQLSLVASVLLAQGDKKQEVRNVGLRVFKVLESRQPEGPSLRPLLPVLSKVTSLAPGTLHQDQTNVLNKRLVDWLRYASVQQGLVHSSGGFFSTPRARQPGPVTEVDGAVATDFFTVLSTGQHFTEDQWLNVQAFSMLRAWLLHSSPEGTGTADTDDRSELEGSTLSVLSATASTSRLLPPQERLRDKAFEYCQRLIEQSNRRALRKGDADLQKACLVEAVLVLDVLCRQDPSFLYRTLSCLKALHTRLCGDPTSVRALLPLAQFFLNHGEAVAVESEAMCQHLFTRTPSELFHSPTLAFEFIQFCRDNLPLFGRNLSVLKLSFPNLFKFLAWNSPPLTSEFVALLPSLVDAGTAVEMLHALLDLPCLTAALDLQLRSSPAASERPLWDTSLRIPSCLEAFRDPQFQGLFQYLLRAKASGTTERLAPLHQLLQPMASCARVAQCAEAVPTLLRAFFSAVSQFTDKALTNQLALLLLERSESLYQVPGYEASVHRVLSSEFLALCTRHPSLVVELAKELLEFLGGTSGLRSGASMLSSVVWATGEYLSVCWDRRCTVEQINKFFEALEALLFELTQSRPSATLPRCPPQVITTLMTTLTKLASRSQDLIPRVSLFLSKMRTLALSPATSSEHCEEGVGAVRRRATELLHLLKMPSVAQFVFTPSVDVSEPRYHRDTNTALPLALCTVSRLVEKEAGLLPG; encoded by the exons ATGTTCACGGCGGGGGCGGAGAGTCTGCTCCACCAGGCCAG GGAGATCCAGGACGAAGAGCTGAAGAAGTTCTGTTCCCGGGTCAGTAAGCTGCTGCAGAAGGAGGACTTGGGGCCTGATGCGGCTGACGCCCTCCGGCGGCTTTTCCTCATCGTCTCGGCCACAAAATATAATAGGAA GCTGGAGAAGACATGTGTGGACCTGCTACAGACAACCCTGTGTCTGCCCACGTGCCCTGAGCAGCTCCAGCTTCTCTGTGCCGCCATCCTGAGAGAGATGTCGCCCTATGACAGCCTGAGCCTCTGCTGTGACCACATCCAGAACACGCGGCAGCTGAGCCTGGTGGCCTCTGTGCTCTTGGCCCAG GGTGACAAAAAGCAGGAGGTCAGAAATGTGGGCCTGCGTGTCTTCAAAGTCCTCGAGAGCCGGCAGCCCGAGGGGCCCAGTCTGCGGCCCCTCCTCCCAGTCCTGTCCAAGGTCACCAGCCTCGCCCCGGGCACCCTCCACCAAG ACCAGACCAACGTGCTCAATAAGAGGCTGGTGGACTGGCTCCGCTACGCCAGTGTCCAGCAGGGCCTTGTACATTCTTCCGGAGGCTTCTTCTCCACGCCCAGGGCCCGGCAG CCAGGTCCTGTCACCGAGGTGGACGGGGCCGTGGCCACAGACTTCTTCACGGTGCTGTCCACGGGCCAGCACTTCACGGAGGACCAGTGGCTGAACGTGCAGGCCTTCTCCATGCTTCGGGCGTGGCTGCTGCACAGCAGCCCCGAGGGCACAGGCACCGCGGACACAG ATGACAGATCAGAGCTGGAGGGCTCCACCCTGTCTGTGCTCTCTGCCACCGCCTCCACCAGCCGCCTGCTGCCCCCTCAGGAGCGGCTGAGGGACAAGGCTTTCGAGTATTGCCAGCGCCTCATCGAGCAGAGTAACCGGC gaGCCCTGAGGAAAGGGGACGCAGACCTACAGAAAGCT TGCCTGGTGGAGGCCGTGCTGGTGCTGGACGTACTCTGCAGGCAGGACCCCTCCTTCCTGTACCGCACCCTCTCCTGCCTGAAGGCCCTGCATACACGGCTGTGCGGGGATCCCACCAGCGTGCGAGCGCTGCTGCCCCTCGCCCAGTTCTTCCTGAACCACG GGGAGGCAGTTGCAGTGGAGTCGGAAGCCATGTGCCAGCACCTGTTCACCAGGACCCCTTCTGAGCTCTTCCACAGCCCGACACTGGCCTTCGAGTTCATCCAGTTCTGCAGAGACAACCTCCCTCTGTTTGGCAGAAACCTTAGCGTTCTCAAATTGAGCTTCCCCAACCTCTTCAAG TTCCTGGCCTGGAACAGCCCGCCCCTGACCTCTGAGTTTGTGGCGCTCCTCCCGTCGCTGGTCGATGCTGGCACGGCCGTGGAGATGCTCCATGCACTGTTGGACCTGCCGTGTCTGACCGCGGCCTTGGACCTGCAGCTCAG GTCATCGCCAGCTGCATCCGAGAGACCGCTCTGGGACACCTCCCTCCGGATCCCCAGCTGCCTGGAGGCCTTCCGGGACCCGCAGTTCCAGGGTCTCTTCCAGTACCTGCTGCGTGCCAAAGCCAGCGGAACCACAGAGAG GTTGGCGCCACTCCACCAGCTGCTGCAGCCCATGGCCAGCTGCGCCCGGGTGGCCCAATGTGCCGAGGCTGTGCCCACCCTGCTCCGGGCGTTCTTCTCAGCTGTGAGCCAG TTTACTGACAAGGCGCTGACCAACCAGCTGGCACTGCTGCTCCTAGAGAGAAGTGAATCGCTTTACCAGGTCCCAGGGTACGAAGCCAGTGTGCACAG GGTGCTGAGCTCCGAGTTCCTGGCCCTGTGCACGCGGCACCCTTCCTTGGTGGTCGAGCTGGCGAAAGAGCTCCTGGAATTCCTGGGTGGCACCAGTGGCTTACGCAGCGGTGCAAGCATGCTCAGCTCCGTG GTGTGGGCCACCGGCGAGTACCTGTCGGTGTGCTGGGACCGGCGGTGCACCGTGGAGCAGATCAACAAGTTCTTCGAAGCCCTGGAAGCCCTGCTGTTCGAGCTTACGCAGTCGCGCCCCTCTGCCACGCTTCCCAGGTGCCCGCCTCAGGTCATCACCACACTGATGACCACACTGACCAAGCTGGCCTCCCGGAGCCAAGACCTGATCCCCAG GGTCTCTCTGTTCCTGTCAAAGATGAGGACCCTGGCCCTGAGCCCAGCCACGAGCTCCGAGCACTGTGAGGAGGGCGTGGGAGCCGTGCGCAGGCGGGCCACCGAGCTGCTGCACCTGCTAAAGATGCCCAGCGTGGCCCAGTTTGTGTTCACACCCAGCGTGGATGTGTCCGAGCCCCGCTATCACCGTGACACCAACACGGCCCTGCCCCTGGCCCTGTGCACGGTCAGTCGGCTGGTGGAGAAAGAGGCGGGCCTCCTGCCAGGGTGA
- the AP5Z1 gene encoding AP-5 complex subunit zeta-1 isoform X1, giving the protein MSLNSSISLNMFTPKVSLRDVSEVRPTQNAIGLPLQLTLYLREIQDEELKKFCSRVSKLLQKEDLGPDAADALRRLFLIVSATKYNRKLEKTCVDLLQTTLCLPTCPEQLQLLCAAILREMSPYDSLSLCCDHIQNTRQLSLVASVLLAQGDKKQEVRNVGLRVFKVLESRQPEGPSLRPLLPVLSKVTSLAPGTLHQDQTNVLNKRLVDWLRYASVQQGLVHSSGGFFSTPRARQPGPVTEVDGAVATDFFTVLSTGQHFTEDQWLNVQAFSMLRAWLLHSSPEGTGTADTDDRSELEGSTLSVLSATASTSRLLPPQERLRDKAFEYCQRLIEQSNRRALRKGDADLQKACLVEAVLVLDVLCRQDPSFLYRTLSCLKALHTRLCGDPTSVRALLPLAQFFLNHGEAVAVESEAMCQHLFTRTPSELFHSPTLAFEFIQFCRDNLPLFGRNLSVLKLSFPNLFKFLAWNSPPLTSEFVALLPSLVDAGTAVEMLHALLDLPCLTAALDLQLRSSPAASERPLWDTSLRIPSCLEAFRDPQFQGLFQYLLRAKASGTTERLAPLHQLLQPMASCARVAQCAEAVPTLLRAFFSAVSQFTDKALTNQLALLLLERSESLYQVPGYEASVHRVLSSEFLALCTRHPSLVVELAKELLEFLGGTSGLRSGASMLSSVVWATGEYLSVCWDRRCTVEQINKFFEALEALLFELTQSRPSATLPRCPPQVITTLMTTLTKLASRSQDLIPRVSLFLSKMRTLALSPATSSEHCEEGVGAVRRRATELLHLLKMPSVAQFVFTPSVDVSEPRYHRDTNTALPLALCTVSRLVEKEAGLLPG; this is encoded by the exons ATGTCTTTAAATAGTAGCATTTCACTCAACATGTTCACCCCAAAGGTCTCGCTGAGAGACGTGTCGGAAGTGAGACCCACTCAGAATGCCATTGGTTTACCTCTCCAACTCACTTTATACTTAAG GGAGATCCAGGACGAAGAGCTGAAGAAGTTCTGTTCCCGGGTCAGTAAGCTGCTGCAGAAGGAGGACTTGGGGCCTGATGCGGCTGACGCCCTCCGGCGGCTTTTCCTCATCGTCTCGGCCACAAAATATAATAGGAA GCTGGAGAAGACATGTGTGGACCTGCTACAGACAACCCTGTGTCTGCCCACGTGCCCTGAGCAGCTCCAGCTTCTCTGTGCCGCCATCCTGAGAGAGATGTCGCCCTATGACAGCCTGAGCCTCTGCTGTGACCACATCCAGAACACGCGGCAGCTGAGCCTGGTGGCCTCTGTGCTCTTGGCCCAG GGTGACAAAAAGCAGGAGGTCAGAAATGTGGGCCTGCGTGTCTTCAAAGTCCTCGAGAGCCGGCAGCCCGAGGGGCCCAGTCTGCGGCCCCTCCTCCCAGTCCTGTCCAAGGTCACCAGCCTCGCCCCGGGCACCCTCCACCAAG ACCAGACCAACGTGCTCAATAAGAGGCTGGTGGACTGGCTCCGCTACGCCAGTGTCCAGCAGGGCCTTGTACATTCTTCCGGAGGCTTCTTCTCCACGCCCAGGGCCCGGCAG CCAGGTCCTGTCACCGAGGTGGACGGGGCCGTGGCCACAGACTTCTTCACGGTGCTGTCCACGGGCCAGCACTTCACGGAGGACCAGTGGCTGAACGTGCAGGCCTTCTCCATGCTTCGGGCGTGGCTGCTGCACAGCAGCCCCGAGGGCACAGGCACCGCGGACACAG ATGACAGATCAGAGCTGGAGGGCTCCACCCTGTCTGTGCTCTCTGCCACCGCCTCCACCAGCCGCCTGCTGCCCCCTCAGGAGCGGCTGAGGGACAAGGCTTTCGAGTATTGCCAGCGCCTCATCGAGCAGAGTAACCGGC gaGCCCTGAGGAAAGGGGACGCAGACCTACAGAAAGCT TGCCTGGTGGAGGCCGTGCTGGTGCTGGACGTACTCTGCAGGCAGGACCCCTCCTTCCTGTACCGCACCCTCTCCTGCCTGAAGGCCCTGCATACACGGCTGTGCGGGGATCCCACCAGCGTGCGAGCGCTGCTGCCCCTCGCCCAGTTCTTCCTGAACCACG GGGAGGCAGTTGCAGTGGAGTCGGAAGCCATGTGCCAGCACCTGTTCACCAGGACCCCTTCTGAGCTCTTCCACAGCCCGACACTGGCCTTCGAGTTCATCCAGTTCTGCAGAGACAACCTCCCTCTGTTTGGCAGAAACCTTAGCGTTCTCAAATTGAGCTTCCCCAACCTCTTCAAG TTCCTGGCCTGGAACAGCCCGCCCCTGACCTCTGAGTTTGTGGCGCTCCTCCCGTCGCTGGTCGATGCTGGCACGGCCGTGGAGATGCTCCATGCACTGTTGGACCTGCCGTGTCTGACCGCGGCCTTGGACCTGCAGCTCAG GTCATCGCCAGCTGCATCCGAGAGACCGCTCTGGGACACCTCCCTCCGGATCCCCAGCTGCCTGGAGGCCTTCCGGGACCCGCAGTTCCAGGGTCTCTTCCAGTACCTGCTGCGTGCCAAAGCCAGCGGAACCACAGAGAG GTTGGCGCCACTCCACCAGCTGCTGCAGCCCATGGCCAGCTGCGCCCGGGTGGCCCAATGTGCCGAGGCTGTGCCCACCCTGCTCCGGGCGTTCTTCTCAGCTGTGAGCCAG TTTACTGACAAGGCGCTGACCAACCAGCTGGCACTGCTGCTCCTAGAGAGAAGTGAATCGCTTTACCAGGTCCCAGGGTACGAAGCCAGTGTGCACAG GGTGCTGAGCTCCGAGTTCCTGGCCCTGTGCACGCGGCACCCTTCCTTGGTGGTCGAGCTGGCGAAAGAGCTCCTGGAATTCCTGGGTGGCACCAGTGGCTTACGCAGCGGTGCAAGCATGCTCAGCTCCGTG GTGTGGGCCACCGGCGAGTACCTGTCGGTGTGCTGGGACCGGCGGTGCACCGTGGAGCAGATCAACAAGTTCTTCGAAGCCCTGGAAGCCCTGCTGTTCGAGCTTACGCAGTCGCGCCCCTCTGCCACGCTTCCCAGGTGCCCGCCTCAGGTCATCACCACACTGATGACCACACTGACCAAGCTGGCCTCCCGGAGCCAAGACCTGATCCCCAG GGTCTCTCTGTTCCTGTCAAAGATGAGGACCCTGGCCCTGAGCCCAGCCACGAGCTCCGAGCACTGTGAGGAGGGCGTGGGAGCCGTGCGCAGGCGGGCCACCGAGCTGCTGCACCTGCTAAAGATGCCCAGCGTGGCCCAGTTTGTGTTCACACCCAGCGTGGATGTGTCCGAGCCCCGCTATCACCGTGACACCAACACGGCCCTGCCCCTGGCCCTGTGCACGGTCAGTCGGCTGGTGGAGAAAGAGGCGGGCCTCCTGCCAGGGTGA